Below is a window of Dehalococcoidales bacterium DNA.
GAGGAACCCGTCACACCTAATGCGCCAACTACTCCGACCACACCGACCACACCTGCAACTCCGACTACACCGACGACGCCAACCACACCGACAAGTCCGACGACTCCGACCACACCGACAACTCCAACTACACCCACGACACCAACGGAACCTGGTGAAGATTTTCATTTTACCGGTATCATCGAATCCATGGGCGCCGATACCTGGGTAATTGGCGGCAAGAGCTTCCGTGTCACCAGCGCTACCATGCTGGATACCGGTCTGGCGAACGGCGTTATCGCCACGGTAGAGTTTAGTATTGCCAATGGAGTGAACACCGCCGTAAAAATCGAAACGGCAGCGCCGGGAGTCGAACCTGACGATGACTTCCATTATACCGGTATCATCGAATCCATGGGCGCCGATACCTGGGTAATTGGCGGCAAGAGCTTCCGTGTTACCAGCGCTACCATGCTGGATACCGGCCTGGCGAACGGTGTTATCGCCACGGTAGAATTTAGCATTGTTGACGGTCAGAACACAGCTATCAAAATAGAGACAGAAGCTCATGCTGCCGGGCCGGGAGAAGATTTCAAGTTTACCGGAGTTATCGAGTCGATGGGCGCTGATACCTGGGTAATTGGCGGCAAGAGCTTTAAGGTTAGCAACACGACC
It encodes the following:
- a CDS encoding DUF5666 domain-containing protein, giving the protein EEPVTPNAPTTPTTPTTPATPTTPTTPTTPTSPTTPTTPTTPTTPTTPTEPGEDFHFTGIIESMGADTWVIGGKSFRVTSATMLDTGLANGVIATVEFSIANGVNTAVKIETAAPGVEPDDDFHYTGIIESMGADTWVIGGKSFRVTSATMLDTGLANGVIATVEFSIVDGQNTAIKIETEAHAAGPGEDFKFTGVIESMGADTWVIGGKSFKVSNTTMLDTGLASGVVATVEFTIANGENVAKEIETTASGVGVYENFHFSGVIESMGANTWVIGGKTFKTDAGTVLDTGLAAGVTARVEFVVEADGSLRATEIETP